Proteins co-encoded in one Coxiella burnetii genomic window:
- a CDS encoding OmpP1/FadL family transporter — MVFSFTLITSAIFASGGQSFYPFAFINPAELSQVKHWKVSVGYYAAFVRNKFQGSVTIPTGLSFPTFQTVTQTFSGIARSSDVSHLPGGQIAYRINDRFVVGLRYSEPYDSTISFADTFGRFANNKSSTRVNDISPEFAFSFSPKFSIGAGLDIMHLFAEANINTIPFLIPFSPLSVNEGLSKNHASGWGLGWHIGMLINPWLGNYLGLTYYSRSRYTLHGVTQFNGSFLDGTPIFIKNGIVVPQARPDTFIFSDFQALSEKFGLFLHLTYTLWSILQSITVENVAVPNPPYDSNTFTIDFKYRNAWRIGFGGRYAPSENWIFFLGTTFDQTPVPSPQYRGLFFPETNGIHLWASLTRKFTKHFSTSLMYSHSFYQKRAVDNSFAGVTSLGVNRPVVDFIGLDLTYES, encoded by the coding sequence TTGGTTTTTTCCTTTACTTTAATCACTTCAGCCATTTTCGCCAGCGGAGGACAGTCGTTTTATCCTTTCGCTTTTATTAACCCAGCCGAGCTTTCTCAAGTTAAGCATTGGAAAGTGAGTGTGGGTTATTATGCTGCTTTTGTCAGGAATAAGTTTCAGGGTTCGGTGACTATTCCAACGGGTTTGAGCTTTCCCACTTTTCAGACGGTGACTCAAACCTTTTCGGGTATCGCTCGCAGTAGTGATGTTTCACATTTGCCCGGGGGACAGATTGCTTACCGGATTAACGATCGATTTGTGGTGGGGTTACGTTACTCCGAGCCTTATGATTCGACGATTTCCTTTGCTGATACTTTTGGACGTTTTGCTAATAATAAATCCAGCACGCGAGTCAATGATATTTCGCCTGAATTCGCTTTTTCTTTTAGTCCGAAATTTAGCATCGGGGCTGGGTTGGATATTATGCATTTATTTGCGGAAGCGAACATTAATACTATTCCTTTTCTGATTCCTTTTTCTCCTCTTAGCGTTAATGAAGGGCTTTCAAAGAATCACGCAAGTGGATGGGGGTTAGGATGGCATATTGGTATGCTGATTAACCCTTGGTTAGGGAATTACTTGGGCTTAACTTATTACTCACGATCTCGTTACACACTTCACGGCGTCACTCAATTTAACGGCAGTTTTCTTGACGGTACGCCGATCTTTATTAAGAACGGCATTGTCGTCCCTCAAGCAAGACCGGATACCTTCATATTTTCAGATTTCCAAGCGCTTAGCGAAAAATTCGGCTTATTTTTACACTTGACCTACACGCTATGGAGCATTTTGCAATCCATTACAGTGGAGAATGTAGCTGTACCTAACCCTCCTTATGATTCTAATACATTCACCATTGACTTTAAGTATCGAAACGCATGGCGCATCGGTTTCGGCGGAAGATATGCCCCTTCCGAGAATTGGATTTTCTTTTTAGGAACTACGTTTGATCAAACTCCGGTTCCTTCCCCTCAATATCGGGGTTTGTTTTTCCCAGAAACTAACGGAATCCACCTGTGGGCCTCGCTTACTCGAAAATTCACCAAACACTTCAGCACGAGTTTAATGTACTCCCACAGTTTCTATCAAAAAAGAGCTGTGGATAATAGTTTTGCTGGCGTTACTTCATTAGGTGTTAATCGCCCGGTGGTTGATTTCATAGGGCTTGATTTAACTTACGAAAGTTAA
- a CDS encoding 5'-nucleotidase, giving the protein MMTKDISQKLVVAISSRALFDLDESNAVYEQEGVDSYADYQIQHENEILKPGVAFTLVEKFLKLNQKEDLVEVILLSRNSADTGLRVFNSIQHYQLNITRAAFTGGKSPFKYIQAFGAHLFLSTHAQDVRKALEAGHAAATIFSSATTHISPKEELRIAFDGDAVLFSDEAEQLYQQAGLAAFTVSEQKAANHPLSGGPFKGFLAALQQLQSRFPSDQCPIRTALVTARQAPAHERVIKTLRAWNIRIDEALFLGGLEKGRFLQAFEADIFFDDQHRHCQSAAQHVATGHVPNGILNENI; this is encoded by the coding sequence ATGATGACAAAAGACATCTCCCAAAAATTGGTTGTTGCTATCTCATCACGCGCCTTATTCGATCTTGACGAGAGTAATGCAGTTTACGAGCAAGAAGGCGTTGACAGCTATGCCGATTATCAAATCCAGCACGAAAATGAAATTTTAAAACCCGGTGTGGCTTTCACCTTAGTCGAAAAATTTTTAAAACTTAATCAAAAAGAAGATCTTGTTGAAGTTATTCTGTTATCACGCAACAGTGCTGACACCGGACTTCGTGTCTTTAACAGCATTCAGCATTATCAACTGAACATCACTCGCGCTGCTTTCACGGGCGGTAAGAGTCCTTTTAAATATATTCAAGCTTTCGGCGCTCACTTATTTTTATCTACCCATGCGCAAGACGTGAGAAAAGCTTTAGAGGCCGGTCACGCGGCGGCCACTATTTTTTCTTCCGCAACAACTCACATTAGTCCGAAAGAAGAACTTCGCATTGCCTTTGATGGCGATGCCGTTTTATTTTCAGACGAAGCCGAACAACTTTATCAACAAGCCGGACTCGCTGCATTTACCGTTAGCGAACAAAAAGCAGCCAATCATCCCCTTTCGGGTGGCCCTTTCAAAGGATTCCTTGCAGCGCTACAACAACTCCAAAGTCGCTTCCCTTCCGACCAATGCCCGATTCGCACCGCCCTTGTCACTGCCCGCCAAGCGCCTGCCCATGAACGCGTTATCAAGACATTACGCGCGTGGAATATTAGAATCGACGAAGCCCTGTTTCTCGGCGGCTTAGAAAAAGGCCGCTTCTTACAGGCCTTTGAAGCCGACATTTTCTTCGACGATCAACACCGCCATTGTCAATCCGCCGCGCAGCACGTCGCCACGGGGCATGTTCCCAACGGCATTCTTAACGAAAACATATAA
- the orn gene encoding oligoribonuclease translates to MDFSDDNLIWLDLEMTGLDPERDRIIEIATIVTNSHLDILAEGPAFAIHQPDKLLTAMDNWNTSHHTASGLLERVKNSSVDEVEAETLTLAFLEKYVSAGKSPLCGNSVCQDRRFLSRYMPRLNQFFHYRHLDVTTLKILAQRWAPQIAAAHIKESQHLALQDIRDSIEELRYYRAHLLNLSK, encoded by the coding sequence ATGGATTTCAGCGACGATAATCTCATTTGGTTAGACCTCGAAATGACGGGACTCGATCCTGAGCGGGATAGAATTATTGAAATTGCGACGATTGTCACGAATAGCCATCTGGATATCCTAGCCGAAGGCCCCGCCTTCGCCATTCATCAACCCGACAAACTTTTAACGGCAATGGATAATTGGAACACCTCCCACCACACTGCTTCGGGCCTGCTTGAACGGGTGAAAAATAGCTCTGTGGATGAAGTCGAAGCAGAAACACTGACTCTGGCCTTTCTCGAAAAATACGTTTCCGCCGGCAAATCTCCCCTCTGCGGAAATTCGGTTTGCCAAGACCGGCGGTTTCTCTCTCGTTACATGCCCCGGCTCAACCAATTTTTTCATTATCGCCATCTCGACGTCACCACCTTAAAAATCCTGGCCCAACGCTGGGCCCCGCAAATTGCCGCCGCGCACATTAAAGAGTCCCAACACCTGGCTTTGCAAGATATTCGCGATTCCATCGAAGAACTTCGTTATTACCGCGCCCATTTGTTAAATTTGTCAAAATAA
- a CDS encoding ATP-binding protein: METPMHDAIIAALIDWNPWLEGPFPKELMGIERDYPISTFLAIPEIKILEGVRRSGKSTLLYQVVDHALQEGKKVLYINFEDEVLKRYSLSEIYYAYLQRAPVNYLLIDEIQHCIDWVPFIRKFYDRKIFDQIWITGSNTSLITKEYSEMLTGRNIKLLIMPLSFIEYLRFNGLSSIQRPLSREREVEIKRYFDKFLSIGSFPAITLRPVYQRELLINYFEDFLYKDIATRHNVNVSKLKDLAIYLATHSAKIISYRNIAKALNLHPNTVADYISYLKEVFLFDELYKFDYSLKKQYSNDKKIYIIDTGLGNAVSFRFSEDKGRLLETIVYQALKQRKKEIYFHRSHKECDFLIKEDLDIRFAIQVTYSLEDFETKEREIAGLIDAMKTYNLNEGIILTYNETDRFEIERGNSHFQISVQPLWEWLLK; the protein is encoded by the coding sequence TTGGAGACACCCATGCACGACGCCATCATTGCCGCTTTAATCGATTGGAACCCCTGGCTGGAAGGCCCCTTCCCGAAGGAGCTAATGGGGATAGAGCGTGATTATCCGATTTCCACCTTTCTTGCCATCCCAGAAATCAAAATTTTAGAAGGCGTCCGACGATCAGGAAAAAGCACTTTACTTTACCAGGTCGTTGATCACGCCCTTCAGGAAGGCAAGAAAGTACTTTACATTAATTTTGAAGATGAAGTACTCAAACGATACTCCCTTTCCGAAATTTATTACGCTTATCTCCAACGCGCTCCGGTTAACTATTTACTAATCGACGAAATACAGCACTGCATCGATTGGGTCCCTTTCATTCGAAAATTCTACGACCGAAAAATATTCGATCAAATCTGGATCACTGGTTCCAATACCTCTCTGATTACTAAAGAATATTCGGAAATGCTCACGGGACGGAATATTAAGCTGCTTATTATGCCACTGTCGTTTATCGAATATTTACGATTTAACGGACTCTCTTCTATTCAACGCCCGCTTTCACGCGAACGCGAAGTGGAAATAAAAAGATATTTCGATAAATTCCTTTCAATCGGCTCCTTCCCGGCCATTACTCTACGCCCCGTTTATCAACGGGAATTATTAATTAATTATTTTGAAGACTTTCTTTATAAAGATATTGCCACTCGACACAATGTTAATGTATCGAAATTAAAGGATCTCGCCATTTATTTGGCAACTCATTCAGCAAAAATAATCAGTTATCGAAACATAGCAAAAGCGCTCAACTTGCATCCCAATACGGTAGCCGATTATATCTCTTATTTAAAAGAGGTTTTTTTATTTGACGAACTTTACAAATTTGATTATTCGCTTAAAAAGCAGTACAGCAACGATAAAAAAATTTATATTATCGATACCGGGCTGGGTAATGCTGTTTCTTTTCGTTTTTCTGAGGACAAAGGTCGTTTATTAGAAACTATTGTCTATCAAGCTTTAAAGCAACGCAAAAAGGAAATTTATTTCCATCGAAGCCATAAAGAATGTGATTTTTTAATTAAAGAAGACCTCGATATCCGCTTTGCCATTCAGGTCACCTATTCACTTGAAGACTTCGAGACTAAAGAACGGGAAATTGCAGGATTAATTGATGCTATGAAAACCTATAACTTAAACGAAGGAATAATATTAACGTATAACGAAACTGATAGATTTGAAATCGAGCGCGGCAATTCTCACTTTCAAATTAGTGTACAGCCTTTATGGGAATGGTTGTTAAAATAA
- a CDS encoding type II toxin-antitoxin system VapC family toxin produces the protein MTMLLLLDTDIIIDFLRGQESAVKFIEKTAAKVVCHISTLTIAELYVGARDGEEYGVLERFLQIFTAIEVSPQIAQLGGLFRRDYGKSHGTGLADAIIAATTQCISAKLVTLNKKHYPMLKNIHVPYLKS, from the coding sequence ATGACGATGCTGTTGCTATTGGACACGGACATTATTATTGATTTCCTGCGAGGACAGGAGAGCGCAGTAAAATTTATCGAAAAAACTGCGGCTAAGGTCGTTTGTCACATCTCCACGTTGACCATTGCGGAACTTTACGTTGGCGCGAGGGATGGCGAAGAATATGGTGTATTAGAGCGATTTTTACAGATATTTACGGCTATTGAAGTCAGCCCGCAAATCGCTCAATTAGGTGGTTTATTTCGCCGAGATTATGGAAAAAGCCACGGCACCGGATTAGCCGATGCAATTATTGCGGCAACTACCCAATGTATTTCCGCTAAACTGGTCACCTTAAATAAAAAGCACTATCCCATGTTAAAAAACATTCATGTTCCTTACTTAAAATCCTAA
- a CDS encoding CopG family transcriptional regulator — MIRTQIYLTKQERKYLNLLSQKIGKSQSALIREAIDQFIKAHLKARDDHQAAMEAAKGLWADRKDLSNLTKIRKELDNRLKDTE; from the coding sequence ATGATTCGTACTCAAATTTATCTCACTAAACAAGAGCGCAAGTATTTAAACTTGCTTTCACAAAAAATCGGTAAGTCACAGAGTGCATTAATTCGAGAAGCGATTGATCAATTTATTAAGGCTCATCTAAAAGCACGCGACGATCATCAGGCGGCTATGGAAGCGGCCAAAGGCTTGTGGGCAGACCGAAAGGATTTGTCCAATCTCACTAAAATCCGAAAAGAGTTGGATAATCGGTTAAAAGACACAGAGTAA
- the tsaD gene encoding tRNA (adenosine(37)-N6)-threonylcarbamoyltransferase complex transferase subunit TsaD, which produces MKCVLGVETSCDETAVALYDGERGLLAHRVYSQIAIHAEYGGVVPELASRDHIRKILPLIKAALDDAALSKENIDGIAYTKGPGLIGALMVGASVAKSLAYAWRVPVVGVHHMEAHLMALQLEESRPAYPFIALLVSGGHTMLVHVEQPGRYKILGESVDDAAGEAFDKTAKLLGLPYPGGPALARLAEQGEPKRFIFPRPMVNQPHLNFSFSGLKTHAVNCFKQYGGEEQTRADIACAFENAVVDTLIIKCLRALEKTGINTLVLVGGVAANKKLRERLGQVAVKRAAQIYYPRQEFCTDNGAMVAYTGWLRLNAGEKEDKIIRVKPRWSMAELNIIN; this is translated from the coding sequence ATGAAATGTGTCCTTGGTGTTGAAACTTCCTGTGATGAAACTGCTGTTGCGCTGTATGATGGTGAGCGAGGATTATTAGCGCACCGTGTTTATAGTCAAATAGCCATCCACGCTGAGTATGGCGGTGTGGTTCCTGAGCTTGCTTCGCGCGATCACATTAGAAAAATTTTGCCTCTAATTAAAGCCGCTTTGGATGACGCTGCCTTGTCCAAAGAAAACATTGACGGAATTGCTTACACAAAAGGCCCTGGTTTAATCGGGGCGTTGATGGTAGGGGCGTCGGTGGCAAAAAGCTTAGCGTATGCCTGGCGGGTGCCGGTCGTGGGTGTGCACCATATGGAAGCGCATTTAATGGCGCTGCAATTAGAAGAAAGCCGACCTGCGTATCCGTTTATTGCCTTATTGGTTTCGGGGGGCCACACGATGTTGGTTCACGTCGAGCAGCCAGGCCGCTATAAAATCTTGGGAGAAAGCGTTGATGATGCTGCGGGAGAAGCGTTTGATAAAACAGCTAAATTATTAGGGCTGCCCTATCCCGGTGGTCCCGCGCTGGCTCGCTTAGCAGAGCAAGGCGAACCTAAACGTTTTATTTTTCCACGGCCAATGGTGAATCAACCACATCTTAATTTTAGTTTTAGCGGCTTAAAGACACACGCGGTTAATTGTTTTAAACAATACGGTGGTGAGGAACAAACCCGAGCGGATATTGCTTGCGCGTTTGAGAACGCGGTCGTCGATACTTTAATTATTAAATGTTTACGAGCCTTGGAAAAAACAGGAATTAATACTTTGGTTTTAGTCGGTGGCGTCGCGGCAAACAAGAAATTGCGTGAACGATTGGGACAAGTTGCCGTAAAGCGAGCCGCACAAATTTATTACCCCCGTCAAGAATTTTGTACGGATAACGGCGCGATGGTCGCTTATACAGGCTGGCTGCGGTTAAACGCTGGCGAAAAAGAAGATAAAATAATTCGCGTTAAACCAAGATGGTCGATGGCTGAATTAAATATAATAAACTAG
- the xseA gene encoding exodeoxyribonuclease VII large subunit, whose translation MSLLKEEISLNAETTIYTVSQLNTEARLLLEERFQKIWITGEISNLSRPASGHLYFSLKDERAQVRCAFFRNYHRQLNFNPENGHHVLVQAEISLYEARGDFQLIVTQMQAAGSGALQIAFEKLKQRLEKEGLFAPENKKPIPLFPTTIGVITSSSGAAIRDVLKVLNRRFPTISIIVYPSLVQGDKAAEQIAHAIKKADSRKECDVLLVVRGGGSLEDLWPFNEERVARAIFSCEIPVVTGVGHEIDFTIADFVADHRAATPSAAAEMVSPNRKEWLQHVHSFQRRLQHFINTHLRHYQLQLRHLITRLQRPDQRLESQRRQIEALQHRLMMAMDYDFNRRHQNLAAKAQALQTMSPLTTLKRGYAIVTHQNQIVRKAQALKVGDKITARVAEGQLDCRVEKIYKDNLLQGNS comes from the coding sequence ATGTCACTACTTAAAGAAGAAATTAGCCTTAACGCAGAAACTACTATTTATACTGTTTCCCAACTCAATACCGAAGCGCGTTTACTTTTGGAGGAACGCTTCCAAAAAATATGGATTACAGGAGAAATATCGAATTTATCGCGTCCGGCTTCGGGACATTTGTACTTCTCTTTGAAAGACGAACGCGCGCAGGTGCGTTGCGCCTTTTTCCGCAACTACCACCGCCAATTGAATTTCAATCCCGAGAATGGCCACCATGTTTTGGTGCAAGCTGAAATCAGCTTGTATGAAGCGCGCGGTGACTTCCAATTGATTGTGACGCAAATGCAAGCAGCGGGCAGCGGAGCCTTGCAAATTGCTTTCGAAAAGTTGAAACAGCGCTTGGAAAAAGAGGGATTGTTTGCGCCTGAAAATAAAAAGCCAATTCCTCTGTTCCCAACGACCATCGGGGTTATCACCTCTTCGTCGGGGGCCGCCATTCGTGACGTGTTAAAAGTGCTAAACCGTCGTTTCCCGACCATTTCGATTATTGTTTATCCCTCGCTAGTGCAAGGCGATAAAGCGGCTGAACAAATTGCTCACGCCATCAAAAAAGCTGACAGTCGAAAGGAGTGCGATGTGCTTTTAGTCGTTCGCGGCGGCGGCTCCTTAGAAGATCTGTGGCCTTTTAATGAAGAAAGGGTCGCACGAGCTATTTTTTCCTGCGAAATTCCAGTGGTTACTGGTGTGGGCCATGAAATTGATTTTACGATCGCCGATTTTGTGGCTGATCACCGAGCGGCTACCCCTTCGGCCGCCGCGGAAATGGTTAGCCCTAATCGCAAAGAATGGTTGCAGCATGTTCACTCTTTTCAGCGGCGTCTACAGCATTTTATAAACACCCACTTACGTCATTATCAATTGCAATTACGCCATTTAATCACGCGGCTGCAACGTCCCGATCAACGGCTCGAATCACAACGGCGTCAAATCGAAGCACTGCAACACCGGCTGATGATGGCCATGGATTACGATTTTAACCGTCGCCATCAAAATCTAGCGGCTAAAGCGCAAGCGCTCCAAACGATGAGTCCACTCACCACATTAAAACGCGGCTACGCGATTGTGACGCATCAAAATCAAATTGTACGAAAAGCGCAGGCCCTTAAAGTAGGAGACAAAATCACAGCACGCGTTGCGGAAGGCCAATTGGATTGTCGAGTTGAAAAAATTTATAAAGATAATCTTTTGCAAGGAAATTCATGA
- a CDS encoding MFS transporter, whose translation MKSYYLEGNPLRKWLVLTAVCLAVFTITVNTTAVMNALLAMSNELHLTPIALQWIVNAYMLACASFIVVGGQLGDLFGRRNMFFVGAGFFIISSLIIALGHHPTTLIVGRALQGLSAAIVVPMTLAITKFAFLNEKESFAIALWTGAVGLGFAFGPVISGIFSTYLSWRYIFWANIPLMFIAIIMARLFARKSRGAREDIRLDLWGLAFLAFGLITLTLGLVEGNVWGWSSLKTLILLIAGVFLLLVFWFLEHHVRSPLVHFSHFRKRLFIAGNIGIAASLFTMMGMLYFFNTFIQNPFLLHYSALRAGIAILPISVSIFLLSLVASTITKHWGYRLPMALGLVLIAIGTFILHNVTIYTTYYALWFPLLLTGLGLGLVFPNSPSLGMQALPKEKLGEGAGIINTINYYSGILCVAIGTLISILLGREKFYQSIAPTELPSITLSQIDRAVFGHQGNLQQILSSLSDSTQNQLIHAIQLSTVKSFTAVMLMCFTMTIIGLIGICFFARSKT comes from the coding sequence ATGAAAAGTTATTACCTAGAAGGCAATCCACTGCGAAAATGGTTAGTGCTAACTGCTGTTTGCTTAGCCGTTTTCACTATCACCGTTAATACTACGGCGGTGATGAACGCCCTTCTAGCCATGAGCAATGAACTTCACTTAACCCCCATCGCATTGCAATGGATTGTCAATGCTTACATGCTCGCCTGCGCTTCGTTTATCGTTGTGGGCGGACAATTGGGCGATCTTTTTGGGCGTCGAAATATGTTTTTTGTCGGTGCAGGTTTTTTTATTATCTCCTCGTTAATTATCGCCCTTGGACATCACCCCACTACACTCATCGTTGGCCGTGCTTTACAAGGCTTAAGCGCCGCCATTGTCGTGCCCATGACGTTAGCCATAACGAAATTCGCTTTTCTGAATGAGAAAGAAAGCTTTGCTATCGCTTTATGGACAGGCGCTGTAGGACTTGGCTTTGCATTTGGTCCAGTGATCAGCGGTATTTTTTCTACTTATTTAAGCTGGCGCTATATTTTTTGGGCCAACATTCCTTTGATGTTTATCGCTATTATCATGGCTCGCTTATTTGCGAGAAAATCGCGCGGAGCGCGAGAAGATATTCGTCTTGATTTATGGGGTTTAGCTTTTCTGGCTTTTGGTCTTATTACCCTAACTTTAGGTTTGGTCGAAGGGAATGTGTGGGGATGGAGTTCCCTAAAAACCCTTATTTTATTAATCGCGGGTGTTTTTCTTTTATTGGTTTTTTGGTTTTTGGAACACCACGTCCGAAGTCCACTCGTTCATTTTAGTCATTTTCGCAAGCGTCTATTTATTGCTGGCAATATAGGCATTGCAGCGAGTTTATTTACCATGATGGGGATGCTTTATTTTTTCAATACTTTTATTCAAAATCCCTTTTTATTGCACTATTCCGCGCTACGTGCAGGAATTGCCATTTTACCCATTAGCGTTAGTATTTTCCTGCTTTCCTTAGTGGCTTCCACAATCACTAAACATTGGGGTTACCGTCTTCCAATGGCGTTAGGTTTAGTATTAATCGCTATCGGGACTTTTATATTGCACAACGTCACCATCTATACCACTTATTACGCTCTGTGGTTTCCATTATTATTAACAGGGCTTGGGCTCGGGCTTGTTTTTCCCAATAGCCCATCGCTTGGCATGCAAGCTTTGCCGAAAGAAAAACTCGGTGAAGGCGCCGGTATTATTAATACGATTAACTACTACTCGGGTATTCTTTGTGTCGCCATTGGCACTCTTATTTCAATTTTATTAGGACGAGAAAAGTTTTATCAGTCGATTGCCCCCACTGAACTTCCGTCGATTACACTGAGCCAAATTGACCGCGCCGTCTTTGGTCATCAAGGCAATTTACAACAAATCCTCAGCTCCTTAAGCGACTCCACCCAAAATCAATTAATACATGCCATACAACTCTCAACCGTAAAAAGCTTTACAGCCGTCATGCTCATGTGCTTTACAATGACAATCATTGGACTTATTGGGATATGTTTTTTTGCAAGGTCAAAGACTTAA
- the plsY gene encoding glycerol-3-phosphate 1-O-acyltransferase PlsY, producing MAFIISIIIAYLLGSLSFAVIVAKLMKLPDPRTTGSGNAGATNMLRVGGRQAAFYVLLGDAAKGLIAVLIARFLNVQGVSLAFVGLVAVLGHLFPVYFKFRGGKGVATMMGVLLGLSFWIGLFVIATWVIVVSIFRYSSVAALVSAVAAPIYTIIAGRTDYLFPVLIIAILIIWKHWENFQRLRKGTEDKVKL from the coding sequence ATGGCCTTCATTATTAGCATCATCATCGCTTATCTTCTAGGATCGCTCTCTTTTGCGGTTATCGTGGCAAAGCTAATGAAGCTTCCCGATCCTCGTACCACGGGCTCCGGTAACGCGGGGGCCACTAATATGTTGCGGGTGGGAGGTAGGCAAGCCGCATTTTACGTTCTCTTGGGGGATGCTGCAAAGGGATTAATTGCTGTTTTGATTGCTCGCTTTCTTAATGTTCAGGGTGTCAGCTTGGCGTTCGTTGGTTTAGTCGCGGTTCTTGGGCACCTTTTTCCAGTTTATTTCAAATTCCGTGGAGGGAAAGGCGTTGCTACCATGATGGGCGTTTTATTGGGATTATCTTTTTGGATAGGTTTATTTGTTATTGCAACGTGGGTGATCGTCGTTTCCATTTTCCGTTATTCGTCGGTTGCAGCCCTCGTTTCTGCCGTTGCAGCACCTATCTATACAATAATCGCCGGCCGGACCGATTATCTTTTTCCTGTATTAATAATAGCCATACTCATTATTTGGAAACATTGGGAAAACTTTCAACGCTTACGAAAAGGTACAGAAGATAAAGTCAAATTGTGA
- a CDS encoding malate dehydrogenase yields MAKHVKVAVTGAAGQIGYALLFRLASGQAFGLDTTVDLHLLEIEPALPALKGVVMELEDCAFPLLRNMVVTSDPRVAFNDVNWALLVGAAPRKAGMERKDLLEKNGSIFAGQGKAINENAASDVRIFVVGNPCNTNCLIAMNNAPDIPKDRFYAMTRLDQNRAIGQLALKAGVDVPSVKNMIIWGNHSSTQYPDFYHATIDGKPATEVIRDKNWLLNDFISVIQQRGAAVIKARGASSAASAANAALDSVWSLINTTPADDNYSVALCAQGQYGVDEGLIFSFPCRTENGVVSVIEEIEHNEFGQQKLKETLDELREERDAVEALGLI; encoded by the coding sequence ATGGCTAAGCATGTCAAAGTAGCGGTGACGGGTGCGGCGGGGCAAATCGGTTACGCCTTATTATTTCGTCTCGCTTCCGGACAAGCGTTTGGGTTAGACACCACTGTCGATTTACATTTATTGGAAATTGAACCCGCTCTGCCAGCGCTTAAAGGGGTAGTGATGGAGTTGGAAGATTGTGCGTTCCCTCTTTTGCGTAATATGGTTGTAACCTCAGATCCTCGCGTTGCTTTTAATGATGTCAATTGGGCGCTTTTAGTCGGCGCTGCGCCGCGCAAAGCGGGGATGGAACGCAAAGATCTGTTAGAGAAAAACGGAAGCATCTTTGCTGGCCAAGGCAAAGCTATCAATGAAAATGCCGCGAGTGATGTTCGCATTTTTGTTGTTGGGAATCCCTGTAATACGAATTGCCTAATCGCAATGAATAATGCGCCGGATATTCCTAAGGACCGTTTTTATGCAATGACGCGCCTTGATCAAAATCGCGCTATCGGCCAGTTGGCGCTTAAAGCCGGTGTGGACGTCCCCTCTGTTAAAAACATGATTATTTGGGGCAATCACTCTTCGACGCAATATCCCGATTTTTATCACGCCACCATTGACGGAAAGCCTGCGACCGAAGTGATTCGAGATAAAAATTGGTTATTGAACGATTTCATTTCCGTTATTCAACAACGCGGTGCCGCGGTCATTAAAGCCAGAGGCGCTTCATCTGCTGCTTCTGCAGCCAATGCTGCGTTGGATAGTGTATGGAGTTTAATTAACACCACGCCTGCAGACGATAATTATTCGGTTGCCTTATGCGCGCAAGGGCAATACGGTGTTGACGAAGGGTTAATTTTTTCATTCCCATGCCGGACAGAAAATGGTGTCGTTAGCGTTATTGAGGAGATTGAACACAATGAATTTGGCCAGCAGAAATTGAAAGAGACGTTGGATGAACTTCGGGAAGAGCGCGATGCCGTTGAGGCGTTGGGATTAATTTAA